CCAGTGATTCGACCTTAATTGGACTGTAGAATTTTTCACTTTGTTCGGTGACAACAATAGAGCCGTGGGCACCAAGCGTACAAAGCACCACCTGCGCACCGGTCTGATTGAGCAGATCTCGCGAATAACCAAGCAATACAGATAAGTGTTCGGATTTATCTGGGGCGGCAATGAGCTCTTCAAGCACAACCGGATGACTGCGTTTACCGAGCCAGTAAATCAATTCGTGTAAATTGACTTTGACCACATGAGCTAAAGACATAGCTTCTCTCGTCAATTTGCGCGCCAGCTCGCCGTCGCCATAAGGAAAACCAGCATCAAAACTGACCAGCATGCCCAGGTCGCGAGCCTTACGAATGGCCGCAATAACAAAATGACTGCGTGGCTCGACTGTCAATGAAATACCGGTAGCATGCAAAGCAAACGCACCTTTGAACATATCAGGCGACAATTCTTTGATTGTGAGCTGATGGCAGGCGTTAGGCTTAGGCCAGTTGAAGAATATGTTTTCTTCGTCTTCGCCGGTAAGAACATAGCACTGAGCTGTAGGGAAGCGACTGGTCTCAAATACAAATCGAGTGTCTATACCACTATCACTCAAGGTCTCAAGCAAATAACGGCCATGAATGTCACTGCCAACTTTGGCTACGAGTCTAGCAGCGCCACCCAAACGGGCATAAGCAGTGGCGACGTTGGCAGCATTGCCGCCAGCCGAGCGCAAAAATGTATCAGGCTTGGACCAGGTCGAGCCTATCGAAGTTGCTATCCAGTCCACCACAAGCTCGCCTATGGTAAGCAGACAACTGTTAGGCTCATTCTCTTCAGTCAAAAGTGTTTCCCTGAGTGATTAAACTGAAACTTTAAGTCCGTGGTCTTTTATGATCTTTGGATAGATGGCGTAGGCAGGCTTGAGCACTGGTAAAAGAGTAAGCGCTTTATTGACCGGTCCTTTAGAGACAATTTTGCCCTGAATCAATGCCAGAGGTACATTGATTTTGCCCAGCCAAAATTCATGGGCGATATCAGACTTCATAAACATCTCTACAACTGGCTTTTTATCGCATTCGCCAGCAAATATTCTCATTTCTTCGCCGTCGGAGCAATCGACTGTAAGCCGTCCTTCTGGGTCACGATAGTGAAATTGCACAGTAAGACGGGAAGCCAGAAGTGGACCTGACATCTGAGGGTCCAGCTTGATGGCAGTCCACAAGTCAGTCATTATTCTGTGCAGCTCATCGCTGCTAGCAAAAACAGCCATCAGTACGCCCTCTTCATCAAATCAATGAGATCATCGTTAGTGCAATCCCTTGGATTAAACATTATCGCAGGATCAGAGGCGGCCAGGCAAGCCAG
Above is a window of Candidatus Obscuribacter sp. DNA encoding:
- a CDS encoding carbohydrate kinase family protein, yielding MTEENEPNSCLLTIGELVVDWIATSIGSTWSKPDTFLRSAGGNAANVATAYARLGGAARLVAKVGSDIHGRYLLETLSDSGIDTRFVFETSRFPTAQCYVLTGEDEENIFFNWPKPNACHQLTIKELSPDMFKGAFALHATGISLTVEPRSHFVIAAIRKARDLGMLVSFDAGFPYGDGELARKLTREAMSLAHVVKVNLHELIYWLGKRSHPVVLEELIAAPDKSEHLSVLLGYSRDLLNQTGAQVVLCTLGAHGSIVVTEQSEKFYSPIKVESLAGVGAGDAYVAAVLYQLSLNLKKLQALPEGPARHTVRFPASMQAEADKAMEETIRPQDILDLDFDRVALFANATGALATRTVSASAGLPTCQEVEDLIALKTK